A genomic window from Silvanigrella paludirubra includes:
- a CDS encoding VirB8/TrbF family protein has translation MLGIDKKSENENPYMPYVQAKFEWNERYGSLIRDKKIWQVTSILSVLANIICIISLVNIAFKPKFVPYVVKVTSQGQPIQIDRVDANTKIDSAIIIYQLSQFITDIRTITTDGKLKKIMMERVRVYCSQNAFNTIQDYWIKTPPDVTAQIMSISVQIDSVLPLADSDSWQINWTEVATKNGQQVGSVKWTAILNIGKNKINSELDYIRNPTGLLIKSISWSQVY, from the coding sequence ATGCTTGGTATTGATAAAAAAAGTGAAAATGAAAATCCTTATATGCCGTATGTTCAAGCAAAATTTGAGTGGAATGAGCGATATGGGTCATTGATTAGAGATAAAAAAATATGGCAAGTAACATCTATATTATCTGTATTAGCAAACATTATTTGTATTATTAGTCTTGTAAATATAGCTTTTAAACCAAAATTTGTTCCATACGTTGTTAAAGTAACATCTCAAGGACAACCTATTCAAATAGATCGTGTCGATGCAAATACAAAAATTGATAGTGCTATTATTATTTATCAATTATCTCAATTTATAACAGATATTAGGACTATAACAACAGATGGAAAATTAAAAAAAATAATGATGGAAAGAGTTCGGGTTTATTGTTCACAAAATGCTTTTAATACTATTCAAGATTATTGGATAAAAACACCACCAGATGTAACAGCCCAAATTATGAGTATTTCAGTTCAAATTGATTCAGTATTACCTTTAGCAGATTCAGATTCTTGGCAAATAAATTGGACAGAAGTTGCAACTAAAAATGGACAGCAAGTTGGATCTGTAAAATGGACTGCTATTTTAAATATTGGAAAAAATAAAATAAATTCCGAACTTGATTATATAAGAAATCCTACAGGTTTATTAATAAAATCTATTTCTTGGTCTCAGGTTTATTAA